The Euphorbia lathyris chromosome 2, ddEupLath1.1, whole genome shotgun sequence genome includes a window with the following:
- the LOC136216565 gene encoding phosphatidylglycerophosphate phosphatase PTPMT2-like, giving the protein MLIQELKEGEVEAEVEGKSREEKFSSGSDGYSSSTISVLDAKRVLVGVGARALFYPTLLYNILRNKIQSEFRWWDRVDEFILLGAVPFPTDVPRLKDLGVAAVVTLNEPYETLVPTSLYHAYNIAHLVIPTRDYLYAPSLTDICQAVDFIHENASTGKTTYVHCKAGRGRSTTVLLCYLVQHRHMTPSDAYDYVRSIRPRVLLASSQWQAVEDYYLLKVKEIGTFGKSLNSSLTKEDTKENVAASDEDPFVVVTDSDLDGYDFDCESVVMDGEKRLGESSLVCRVQFASQAAVSRLSCLWLGYHSNPKSSREKLGSSVEEERLTSLNVDIQVH; this is encoded by the exons ATGCTTATTCAGGAATTGAAGGAAGGGGAAGTGGAGGCGGAGGTGGAGGGGAAGAGCCGGGAGGAGAAATTTTCATCTGGTTCGGATGGTTATAGCAGCAGTACTATTTCCGTTTTGGATGCGAAGCGGGTTTTGGTTGGAGTAGGGGCTCGTGCTTTGTTTTATCCCACACTGTTGTACAATATTTTGAGGAACAAGATTCAATCTGAGTTTCGGTGGTGGGATAGGGTTGATGAG TTCATATTATTAGGTGCTGTTCCCTTTCCTACTGATGTTCCTCGCTTGAAGGATCTTGGAGTTGCTGCAGTGGTTACCTTAAATGAACCGTATGAGACTTTGGTACCAACATCATTGTATCAT GCTTACAACATTGCTCATTTGGTGATTCCGACTAGAGATTATCTTTATGCTCCATCACTCACTGATATATGCCAAGCTGTGGATTTCATTCACG AAAATGCTTCCACGGGGAAGACAACATATGTTCATTGTAAAGCTGGTAGAGGGCGCAGTACGACTGTTCTTCTCTGTTACCTT GTGCAGCACAGGCATATGACACCAAGTGATGCATATGATTATGTGAGGTCTATTAGGCCGAGAGTACTTTTGGCCTCTTCCCAGTGGCAG GCAGTTGAAGATTACTATCTTCTCAAGGTGAAGGAAATTGGCACTTTTGGAAAATCCCTAAATTCTTCTCTAACCAAAGAAGACACCAAGGAGAATGTAGCAGCCTCGGATGAAGATCCATTTGTGGTTGTAACAGATTCTGATCTCGACGGATACGATTTCGATTGTGAATCAGTTGTAATGGATGGTGAAAAGAGGTTGGGAGAATCTAGCCTGGTTTGCAGAGTTCAGTTTGCTAGTCAAGCAGCTGTTTCCAGACTTTCCTGCCTCTGGCTTGGTTACCATTCAAACCCGAAAAGCTCAAGAGAGAAGCTTGGAAGCTCTGTCGAGGAAGAACGATTGACAAGTCTCAATGTCGACATCCAAGTTCATTGA